A stretch of Rhododendron vialii isolate Sample 1 chromosome 4a, ASM3025357v1 DNA encodes these proteins:
- the LOC131323566 gene encoding ankyrin repeat-containing protein NPR4-like: protein MWLHLTIHRAPRGRLPNEYKVPVGERIEDFNPIINTMALVATLIATVTFAAAFTMPGGHDTSPGNLGVANLTKKAALRAFILSDTVAMSFSIVAVLALALAVYFEQEMQRRICLISWALINLAMRGSLVAFMSGLFVVIAPKALWEAISVCIIVGTWASQGMLIGGGIILSLITELEVG from the exons ATGTGGCTTCATCTAACGATACACAGAGCCCCACGTGGCCGACTCCCAAATGAGTACAAGGTTCCTGTTGGAGAACGGATTGAAGATTTTAATCCAATCATTAATACCATGGCTTTGGTAGCTACACTAATTGCCACTGTCACTTTCGCCGCTGCATTCACGATGCCAGGCGGGCACGACACCAGTCCCGGCAATTTGGGTGTTGCGAATCTCACAAAGAAGGCTGCGCTAAGGGCATTCATTCTGTCGGATACCGTTGCTATGTCCTTCTCCATCGTTGCGGTGTTAGCACTTGCCCTGGCAGTATATTTTGAACAAGAAATGCAAAGGAGAATTTGCTTAATAAGTTGGGCATTGATCAACTTGGCGATGCGTGGAAGTCTGGTGGCTTTTATGAGCGGTTTATTTGTAGTAATAGCACCTAAGGCCTTATGGGAAGCCATCTCAGTATGTATCATTGTTGGAACTTGG GCCAGCCAAGGTATGCTTATTGGTGGGGGAATAATATTGAGTTTGATTACGGAGTTAGAAGTTGGATAA